The nucleotide sequence TGGTACTGCACCGAGGTTTATGCCGAGAGCAAAGGTTATGAGGATGCTGCGGCCCGTTTGGGTATCGATCCGAGGACTTTAAAGTCGAAAATCGACTGGGAGAGACTCGAAAAGCTCCAAGGGGATTGACGGCGCGGAATTATTCTGAGCTTTAGGGGCTGCTATGCATCAGTCCGACGAAAAACACCGTAAAATTGAACGAGAAAAAGCCCGTGCTTTGCGTAAAACACGTTGGTGGCAGGATAAGCTCGCGGCCGGAGTCTGTCACTTTTGTGATGAGACGTTCGAGAAGGACGAGCTTTCGATGGACCATGTGGTGGCAGTATCTCGTGGCGGGAAGAGCGTCCGAGGTAACGTGGTGGTTGCCTGTAAAGACTGCAACAACAAGAAGTCTTATAAGACTCCGGTAGAAATGATCTTGGAAAGTTTGAAGAACGACGACAATGAAACCTAAATCAAAATGGGATGTCATTGTGATTGGCGGCGGAGCGGCTGGCCTGATGTGTGCAGCCGTTGCTGCCGGGCGTGGCCGGAAAGTATTGTTACTGGAGAAGAACAGCCAGGTTGGCCGTAAGATTCTGATCTCCGGTGGTGGCCGCTGCAACTTTACAAACACTGGCACCACACACGAGCAATATTACAGCAAGAATCTTCATTTCTCGCGTTCAGCTTTGTCGATGTATACGGCGAAGGACTTCACGACGTTGGTGCAAAAACACGGCATAAGGTTTCACGAGAAAAAACTGGGGCAGCTCTTCTGCGATAAGTCAGCTCGCGAAATTGTTGCGCTCTTACTTGACGAATGTGCGCAAGCAGGTGCGAGCGTTCTTTGCGATACTGAAGTTAATTCGATCAGTGGTGAGGGTCCTTATGCACTGGATACAAACCAAGGGCAGTTGCAATGTGATTCGTTGGTTATAGCGAGCGGCGGTCTTTCGATTCCTAAAATAGGAGCCACGGACTTTGGCTTTGGCATCGCGAGGCAATACGGGTTGAAGGTTACGGAGTTAAGACCGGCGTTGGTGCCACTGACGTTCGGTAAAGAGACGTTTCCTGGCTTTAAAGAATTGGCGGGAACATCTATCGATGCACTTGTGACCTGCGGTGGGAAATCGTTTAGGGAGAATATTCTCTTTACT is from Deltaproteobacteria bacterium and encodes:
- a CDS encoding HNH endonuclease, with translation MHQSDEKHRKIEREKARALRKTRWWQDKLAAGVCHFCDETFEKDELSMDHVVAVSRGGKSVRGNVVVACKDCNNKKSYKTPVEMILESLKNDDNET
- a CDS encoding NAD(P)/FAD-dependent oxidoreductase; its protein translation is MKPKSKWDVIVIGGGAAGLMCAAVAAGRGRKVLLLEKNSQVGRKILISGGGRCNFTNTGTTHEQYYSKNLHFSRSALSMYTAKDFTTLVQKHGIRFHEKKLGQLFCDKSAREIVALLLDECAQAGASVLCDTEVNSISGEGPYALDTNQGQLQCDSLVIASGGLSIPKIGATDFGFGIARQYGLKVTELRPALVPLTFGKETFPGFKELAGTSIDALVTCGGKSFRENILFTHWGLSGPAILQASLYWDPGEKVHLNLLPEVKAAQWLIELKKSQPKATLVSVLKPLLPVRFVEAFIDLVLKSESRPLGERSNKDLIRFGDILNGWEVIPDGTQGYKKAEVTRGGVHADGLSQKSMESLENPGLFFIGEVVDVTGWLGGYNFQWAWASGVAAGQSV